Proteins from one Nitrospira sp. genomic window:
- a CDS encoding universal stress protein translates to MATMAPRDQSLFAPDPISNRSVSPKKLLIAVDDSKATIRVLQYVGALLRETPEVTITLFHVLNPMPRELMEHGGSENPDMEHQLGEQLRKDQQEWMQAEETLEYPILERARGRLSETGFPTDRVVLKLGYAGDLVDTILDEVRAGGYGTLVITKHGQPDAAHLFSHNIAERLSRDLSGVALWIIE, encoded by the coding sequence CCTGTTCGCACCGGACCCCATTTCGAACCGCTCAGTCTCCCCGAAGAAGCTGCTGATCGCCGTCGATGATTCGAAGGCCACCATCCGTGTCCTCCAGTACGTCGGGGCATTGCTGCGCGAGACGCCGGAAGTCACCATTACCTTGTTTCATGTGTTGAACCCCATGCCGCGCGAATTGATGGAACATGGTGGCTCAGAAAATCCCGACATGGAACATCAACTCGGCGAACAACTTCGGAAAGATCAACAAGAATGGATGCAGGCGGAAGAGACGCTTGAATATCCTATCCTCGAGAGAGCTCGTGGGCGGCTCAGTGAAACAGGGTTCCCGACCGATCGGGTGGTCCTCAAATTGGGATACGCAGGCGACCTCGTCGACACGATCCTGGATGAAGTACGAGCCGGCGGCTACGGCACCCTCGTCATCACGAAACACGGCCAACCGGATGCCGCGCACCTTTTCAGTCATAACATCGCTGAACGTTTATCACGAGACCTCTCCGGCGTCGCACTCTGGATCATAGAGTAG